One stretch of Tribolium castaneum strain GA2 chromosome 5, icTriCast1.1, whole genome shotgun sequence DNA includes these proteins:
- the LOC660146 gene encoding uncharacterized protein LOC660146, producing the protein MSSDTVTQIIGPGYLATLQGLCKVAETIASLIGVLLVGVDYTGWVVTTFEVAAAFSIIIAVILLLLYVTGVVEKIRFQWNKFQFGAHAILSLYYIVAVGLVLDHGQGISKVIAGGVFGLFAVIAHLLDAFDNYRKQPIF; encoded by the exons ATGTCTTCTGATACAGTG ACGCAAATCATTGGGCCTGGATACTTGGCTACACTTCAAGGATTGTGTAAAGTAGCTGAAACT atAGCGAGTTTGATAGGAGTTCTACTAGTAGGTGTTGATTACACAGGATGGGTTGTCACCACATTTGAAGTGGCAGCTGCCTTTTCCATAATAATTGcagtaattttattattgttatatgTTACTGGAGTAGTGGAAAAAATAAGGTTTCAATGGAACAAATTCCAGTTTGGGGCTCATGCCATTTTATCACTTTATTACATAGTGGCTGTAGGACTAGTTTTGGATCATGGTCAAGGGATCTCCAAAGTAATTGCCGGAGGG GTTTTCGGACTCTTCGCTGTAATTGCACATCTGCTTGATGCATTCGATAATTATAGGAAACAGCCaatcttctaa
- the LOC660083 gene encoding uncharacterized protein LOC660083, whose translation MRLENMDASSSPDSESITPDVNLMSDELNFSPISEEARESGDGDSGAESKESPPEDTTKRLKDKRASKIPVRRKSGHKIEDDALAPILEAPEEFRAEEGHREEPSERDCDNACLAETGDTSWRAEAGGIPSEEPPNQCGNNAVVGDTRALASGDAMNEPAEQSPTTGPSIAIGVAKCAQASGCSRVSTAKVCVAEPPDPSSAPDASAPQLSWKFENGRLVFEEHGPGDSDSDEVAPLSSKDLNRRVDEGRSRLKYLEQKLKEAGITDGPLEQAGDKSADYDANQNIVKCEFDVRQLGSFSPITHWEVYDELEEVTDDTMGIDGERAKHNPDRDNLKSLLKRPGKSKDKRSNRVVFNENKNEFFDADYIILIREECDYDDEDDDGVCTCNQHEMVRLTCCEPNCNCNVYDGYEQTPQSPKFAPPLEFVDAVTLSPPEGYKDMELEEQQLLALQQMARRGQRTAVCRECSGAHDDDEDGDGSQSDNEAGGEANSDHEEQEEKEKTDQSQQTTPTTPPNDSDSPNSQRYILETITMTTVTEQRILREIEEERKTPPTNAVAGGSPINGILKGGKLWKQQSIEATVAKPPEPQQLIDSNVASDEEGGSRRSVRFIESEQNKRDSCDGAPDNSVEETSKTESSNSQPKQSENCSSSISPESTEMMLTFKLGNHVLISNNSLKPNSAVRQLFPCTKQLNGKAEDESIHQYLVTAESLRAFEEAKRSKLPQIIQSGETDESIKRAIERNTLRRSLIRYEPRSKKNVQKTDNSLVERIKQLTCDVDDINQTEEIPLRASPPGEEAKHSPEVNPPKNSDKSFSPSSSSTASSNSSSMSSTYKKITDLFGKRDKMPDTNPTNEPKLTPSLPDLGNGGSHLHEIAEANHVAVSKVNSTNDSRKQFLSTLAPLTACVSGLGNGEEYYYQINNHVGERASVASSVGTEYSLEDIDEGLKTTEEESKKIAPDVLAGTPSASESGDELAMFVQQDASRIERIKKKYQPEQSNKDDEDDEHDDYGFNRRPSVRGIKPRFGSTTEILQQIQNQLQPPAATARVAWPYYSESGLTVDNSKSRNMNQNMQNYQYPNVPEEVKTRNIPPQYRPTSLQDENIYQNCTNQRCIREVYRANGNQTYSSFVKVGGCTEYYQSFPRTRNGRPQSPPPLELSKAYHQTMVYIPYNHIEGYHSPYYQSNDYARVSNQNQINKRYIEPIYQQRIHEEPHYNMLPMKPMVRPPHLMPRSESPVPQFSTARSTQTPLATASYYGTRYRPMVGPWPTDCNYVKANRHSFPSAVPRYPDSVSTDSDSQHSQINGLGYPQKDSLPNSPTKPRFHERGVPEGAAASAPAQDAASQSSSSTMTSPTSPQNPPPPQKPMFYAMNV comes from the exons ATGAGACTGGAAAACATGGACGCAAGTTCGAGCCCCGACTCCGAGAGCATCACTCCGGATGTAAATTTGATGAGTGACGAATTGAATTTTTCCCCAATTTCCGAAGAAGCGCGCGAGAGCGGGGACGGCGACAGCGGCGCGGAGTCGAAGGAAAGCCCCCCCGAAGACACAACGAAGCGGCTAAAGGACAAGCGGGCCTCAAAGATCCCCGTCAGGCGGAAATCGGGCCACAAAATCGAAGACGACGCGCTGGCCCCGATCCTGGAAGCACCTGAGGAATTTCGGGCGGAAGAGGGCCACCGCGAGGAGCCGTCCGAGCGTGACTGCGATAATGCATGTTTGGCGGAAACCGGCGATACGAGCTGGCGGGCAGAGGCCGGAGGAATTCCGAGCGAGGAGCCCCCCAATCAGTGTGGTAACAATGCAGTCGTGGGCGACACTCGAGCGCTTGCCAGTGGCGACGCAATGAATGAACCTGCGGAGCAGTCGCCGACGACGGGCCCATCGATCGCAATCGGCGTCGCAAAATGCGCACAGGCGTCGGGGTGCAGTCGCGTTTCGACCGCCAAGGTCTGCGTCGCCGAGCCTCCTGATCCCAGCAGTGCCCCTGACGCAAGTGCCCCCCAGCTGAGCTGGAAGTTCGAGAACGGGCGGCTCGTCTTCGAGGAGCATGGCCCGGGGGACAGCGACAGCGACGAAGTAGCGCCGCTCAGCAGCAAAGACCTCAACAGGCGGGTGGACGAGGGCAGGTCCCGGCTCAAGTACCTGGAGCAGAAGCTGAAGGAGGCGGGCATCACCGATGGGCCCCTAGAGCAGGCGGGCGATAAATCCGCCGACTACGACGCCAACCAGAACATCGTCAAGTGCGAGTTCGACGTGCGCCAGCTGGGCTCCTTCTCGCCCATCACCCACTGGGAGGTGTACGATGAGCTGGAGGAAGTGACCGACGACACCATGGGCATCGACGGCGAGCGGGCCAAGCACAACCCCGACCGCGACAACCTCAAGTCGCTGCTGAAGCGGCCGGGGAAGAGCAAGGACAAGCGCAGCAACCGGGTGGTGTTCAACGAGAACAAGAACGAGTTCTTCGACGCCGACTACATCATCCTCATCCGGGAGGAGTGCGACTACGACGACGAGGACGACGACGGGGTCTGCACCTGTAATCAGCATGAAATGGTGCGGTTGACGTGCTGTGAACCCAATTGTAACTGTAATGTGTACGATGGTTACGAGCAAACGCCGCAAAGTCCCAAGTTTGCACCGCCACTGGAGTTCGTCGATGCTGTTACTCTCAGCCCTCCGGAAGGGTACAAGGACATGGAGCTGGAGGAGCAGCAGTTGTTGGCCTTGCAGCAGATGGCGAGGAGAGGACAAAGGACGGCCGTTTGTAGGGAGTGTAGTGGCGCTCATGATGACGACGAGGACG GTGACGGTTCCCAGTCCGATAACGAAGCTGGCGGGGAGGCAAATTCCGATCACGAGGAGCAAGAGGAGAAGGAAAAGACTGACCAAAGCCAACAGACCACCCCCACAACCCCTCCGAACGATTCCG ATAGTCCGAATAGTCAACGATATATCCTTGAAACTATAACTATGACAACTGTGACCGAACAACGTATCCTTCGGGAGATTGAAGAGGAGAGGAAAACTCCGCCTACGAATGCTGTCGCGGGAGGATCGCCTATCAATGGGATCCTCAAAGGAGGCAAGCTTTGGAAGCAACAGAGTATTGAAGCGACTGTGGCCAAGCCTCCGGAACCACAGCAG TTAATTGATTCAAACGTGGCTTCGGATGAGGAGGGTGGCAGCCGTCGTTCGGTTCGTTTTATAGAATCGGAGCAGAACAAACGTGACAGTTGTGACGGAGCGCCCGATAATTCCGTGGAAGAGACCAGCAAGACGGAGAGCAGTAACAGCCAACCAAAACAGAGCGAAAATTGCAGCAGCTCGATATCGCCCGAATCGACCGAAATGATGTTGACTTTCAAATTGGGTAATCACGTCCTAATTTCCAACAACAGTCTGAAACCGAATTCGGCGGTGCGTCAGCTCTTCCCCTGCACGAAACAGCTGAATGGCAAAGCGGAAGACGAATCTATACATCAGTATCTGGTAACTGCGGAGTCGCTGCGAGCATTCGAAGAAGCCAAGCGTTCGAAGCTACCACAAATCATTCAAAGTGGGGAAACTGATGAGTCTATTAAACGAGCTATTGAACGTAACACCCTCAGAAGGTCCCTCATTCGCTACGAACCGAGGAGCAAAAAGAACGTGCAAAAGACTGACAACTCTCTCGTTGAGAgaattaaacaattaacttGTGATGTGGACGATATTAATCAGACGGAGGAAATACCGCTCCGGGCGAGTCCTCCGGGAGAAGAGGCCAAACACTCGCCAGAAGTCAATCCACCCAAGAACTCGGATAAAAGTTTCTCGCCGTCTTCGTCATCAACAGCCAGCTCAAACTCATCCTCGATGTCTTccacttacaaaaaaattactgatttgTTCGGGAAACGGGACAAGATGCCCGACACCAACCCGACGAACGAACCGAAACTCACCCCCTCGCTGCCAGACCTGGGCAACGGGGGCTCACACCTGCATGAAATTGCAGAAGCCAACCATGTGGCCGTTTCCAAAGTCAACTCAACGAACGACTCCAGGAAACAGTTTCTTTCCACACTCGCGCCACTCACGGCTTGCGTCAGTGGTCTAGGGAATGGTGAAGAGTATTACTACCAAATTAATAATCATGTAGGGGAGAGGGCTTCGGTTGCGAGCTCGGTGGGCACTGAATACAGCTTAGAAGACATAGATGAAGGCTTGAAGACCACTGAGGAGGAATCAAAGAAGATTGCTCCAGATGTGCTAGCTGGAACGCCGTCGGCGTCCGAATCTGGTGATGAATTAGCAATGTTTGTTCAACAGGATGCCAGTCGAATCGAACGAATTAAGAAGAA ATATCAGCCTGAGCAGTCAAACAAGGACGACGAGGACGACGAGCACGACGACTACGGCTTCAACCGTCGTCCCAGCGTCCGCGGAATCAAACCTCGCTTTGGCTCAACGACTGAAATCCTGCAACAGATCCAAAACCAGCTTCAACCCCCAGCCGCAACTGCCCGCGTCGCTTGGCCCTACTATTCTGAAAGTGGGCTGACCGTCGACAACTCAAAATCGCGCAACATGAACCAAAACATGCAAAACTATCAATACCCCAACGTACCTGAAGAAGTCAAGACTCGCAACATCCCGCCACAGTACCGCCCCACGTCCCTCCAAGACGAAAACATCTACCAAAACTGTACAAATCAAAGATGCATTCGGGAAGTCTACCGAGCAAACGGCAATCAAACCTACTCCTCGTTCGTCAAGGTCGGGGGCTGCACCGAGTACTACCAGTCGTTCCCTCGCACGCGGAACGGCCGCCCCCAGTCGCCGCCGCCCCTAGAACTCTCCAAAGCCTACCACCAGACCATGGTCTACATCCCCTACAACCACATCGAGGGCTACCACAGCCCCTACTACCAGTCCAACGACTACGCCAGGGTCTCCAATCAGAACCAGATCAACAAGAG GTACATTGAGCCCATCTACCAGCAGCGCATCCACGAGGAGCCGCACTACAACATGCTGCCCATGAAGCCCATGGTGCGCCCCCCGCACTTGATGCCGCGGAGCGAGTCGCCGGTGCCGCAGTTCTCCACCGCTCGGTCGACGCAAACGCCCCTCGCCACAGCCTCGTACTACGGGACTCGCTACCGCCCCATGGTGGGGCCGTGGCCGACTGATTGCAATTACGTGAAAGCGAATAGACATAGTTTTCCCTCGGCTGTGCCTCGGTACCCTGACAGCGTGTCGACCGACAGTGATAGTCAACACAGTCAAATCAACGGCTTGGGGTACCCCCAGAAGGACTCTCTCCCGAACTCCCCCACGAAGCCGCGCTTCCACGAGCGGGGGGTCCCCGAGGGGGCGGCGGCGAGCGCACCCGCCCAGGACGCCGCCTCCCAGAGCTCCAGCAGCACGATGACGTCGCCCACGTCGCCACAGAACCCGCCGCCGCCCCAGAAACCGATGTTCTACGCGATGAACGTTTGA
- the LOC103314923 gene encoding uncharacterized protein LOC103314923 → MDSNVVPVIGWQYLWTYAGGLNIIEELLDITIIIFMAFSGYSTKAHIFTFVVALASIYTIIFTALHIRGVIRRSRLPWYWIECIAVLVVAVAIVGVSSLVMMDFTRGYVITGIMGYVTAGVYFVDTFERYKVAITPAPKYAWTVPNMPDLE, encoded by the exons ATGGATTCTAAT GTAGTTCCTGTTATAGGATGGCAGTATTTGTGGACTTACGCCGGAGGTCTTAACATAATCGAAGAG CTTCTGGatataacaattattatttttatggcCTTCTCCGGATATTCGACCAAAGCCCATATCTTCACCTTCGTGGTAGCTTTGGCGTCGATTTACACAATAATTTTCACAGCTTTGCACATTCGAGGCGTTATAAGGCGATCCAGATTACCGTGGTATTGGATCGAATGTATAGCGGTTTTGGTCGTTGCAGTGGCCATAGTTGGTGTTTCGTCTCTCGTTATGATGGACTTCACAAGAGGATATGTCATAACAGGG ATTATGGGCTACGTAACTGCTGGAGTTTATTTCGTGGACACGTTTGAGAGGTACAAAGTTGCTATTACACCAGCCCCCAAATACGCATGGACGGTGCCAAACATGCCAGATTTGGAGTAG